One Deltaproteobacteria bacterium genomic region harbors:
- a CDS encoding 5'-nucleotidase C-terminal domain-containing protein, whose amino-acid sequence MSVWFRLFFGLIAATLGYGCDLVPLKILAINDFHGQISQGKIVQDRPVGGAAVLSAYLKAAMANKKQQTIIISAGDLVGASPASSALLQDEPAITFFNSFANEFCQFPSQLTTTNTPSTLQLFYGNHFVSVFDQRCNLLAVPGNHEFDDGQSELLRLFAGGNHKNGPFLENPWRGARFPMIAANIHLTDGRSLFKPFVIKNVAGEKIAFIGAVTRDTPNIVTSESVAGLKFSSESKAINAQVQKLQEMDIHAIVAVIHEGGTGSAAYESQTQNKPAHLSRFFVNLVNQLDADVDVVISAHSHNFTNTLLKNAGGHEVLVTQAFSSGKAFADIDIAIDPNSHDIVKKTARIVTTWGDAGPGLTPDVKMAEFVKIAEAKVAPIANKIIATTNKKISRKANQAGESILGDMIAEAHRQAMQANFGITNVGGLRSDIPNACNTKPCNITWNDCFTAQPFSNTVTTMTLTGQQIYDLLEQQWLNQSSPRLLQIAGFSYSWSQQAAKGKKVVPNSIKALDGTPINKSATYSVAVNSFLGAGSDAFTVFKKGKIIKIGILDLDALIKFLANQPQPIKPKNAKRIIKIP is encoded by the coding sequence ATGTCGGTCTGGTTTCGTCTATTTTTTGGCCTCATCGCAGCAACACTTGGATATGGCTGTGACCTGGTACCCCTTAAAATTCTCGCTATTAACGACTTTCATGGGCAAATTTCACAAGGAAAAATTGTGCAGGATCGACCGGTGGGAGGAGCTGCGGTTTTATCCGCTTATCTTAAAGCAGCAATGGCAAATAAAAAACAACAAACAATAATAATTTCAGCAGGTGATCTTGTTGGCGCCTCTCCAGCTAGTTCAGCGTTACTCCAAGACGAGCCTGCAATAACCTTTTTCAACTCTTTTGCTAATGAATTCTGTCAATTTCCCAGTCAATTAACGACAACCAATACCCCATCAACTTTACAATTGTTTTACGGTAATCATTTTGTGAGTGTATTTGATCAGCGTTGTAATTTATTGGCCGTTCCAGGAAATCATGAATTTGATGACGGTCAAAGCGAACTTTTGCGTCTTTTTGCCGGTGGTAACCACAAAAATGGCCCCTTTTTAGAAAACCCTTGGCGTGGGGCTCGCTTTCCTATGATTGCAGCTAATATTCATCTAACTGATGGCCGCTCGTTATTTAAGCCATTCGTTATAAAAAACGTCGCCGGAGAGAAAATCGCCTTCATTGGTGCGGTTACCAGAGATACACCTAATATAGTTACCTCTGAAAGTGTGGCCGGCTTAAAGTTTAGTAGCGAAAGCAAAGCAATTAATGCCCAGGTACAAAAACTGCAAGAAATGGATATTCACGCTATAGTTGCAGTGATTCATGAAGGTGGCACTGGATCTGCAGCATATGAAAGCCAAACCCAAAATAAACCTGCGCATCTTTCACGTTTTTTTGTAAATTTAGTCAATCAATTAGATGCTGATGTTGATGTGGTCATTTCAGCGCATTCTCATAATTTTACTAATACCTTATTAAAAAATGCTGGCGGTCATGAGGTTTTAGTGACTCAAGCTTTCTCTTCAGGCAAAGCCTTTGCAGACATCGATATTGCAATCGACCCAAACTCACACGATATTGTAAAAAAAACCGCGCGCATTGTAACTACTTGGGGTGATGCTGGGCCTGGTCTTACTCCAGATGTAAAAATGGCTGAATTTGTTAAAATTGCTGAAGCTAAAGTCGCCCCAATTGCCAATAAAATTATTGCTACCACAAACAAAAAAATATCTCGCAAAGCCAATCAAGCAGGTGAATCGATACTTGGCGACATGATAGCAGAAGCTCATCGTCAAGCCATGCAAGCTAATTTTGGCATCACCAACGTAGGCGGTTTACGGTCTGATATTCCAAACGCTTGTAATACAAAACCTTGCAATATCACCTGGAATGATTGCTTCACTGCACAACCGTTCTCAAATACGGTAACCACTATGACTCTTACCGGCCAACAAATATATGACTTACTCGAACAACAATGGCTTAATCAGAGTTCTCCAAGATTGCTGCAGATAGCAGGCTTTAGCTATTCTTGGAGTCAGCAGGCCGCAAAAGGAAAAAAGGTTGTGCCAAATTCTATCAAGGCCTTGGATGGTACACCAATAAACAAATCTGCAACTTATTCAGTTGCAGTAAATAGTTTTCTTGGTGCAGGAAGTGACGCTTTTACGGTATTCAAAAAAGGAAAAATCATTAAAATAGGTATATTAGATCTTGATGCTTTAATTAAATTTTTAGCCAACCAGCCTCAACCCATTAAACCTAAAAATGCAAAAAGAATAATTAAAATTCCTTAA
- a CDS encoding response regulator → MLQSELEREYRFLEERVNRVLRATRRINKLLVYDHNPKDLLLNLCNILVETGAYHAAWIIVSNDNSQPLQWAQSGWNETFTPIHQFLSSGKWPLCYDCTTNSNSEFSFNSNIACHDCPLSQKNTGHQAVIVRLMYREKFLGLLSVSIPENNPFSDREATLYNEVTDDIVSILWSIKLENKQKEAETRLRIFAEALAASSDGIGVATPEGKHWYQNQALTDLLGDIGESPPQTVYLEPQVGHEVFAAIMAGNTWTGEVRMKGRTIDVVNVWLRAYPLKDEHGKIIALVGVHSDITERKLLQARVAQTDRLATMGMLAAGVAHEINNPLTYVIFNLETINRDIHKLIACCKKYMPHIHSQFSLDDSNLNQDLSIDLESFHSRLKDALTGSHRIADIVKSLRIFSRAKKYNLNPISISDILDTAANMTTNEMKYRCKLIKSYQEVPQLIADEGKLSQVFINLLINAAQAIEEGNAANNEIQISTWHTNEKIFVEIKDTGKGINLEEQKLLFVPFYTTKPIGEGTGLGLTIAQHILNEINGTIEVHSTPGKGSQFIVSIPINNATIYMEQEQQQTIVLPKILGRILVIDDEAPIRGIIKRLLKDHIVIEADSGLQGQHILESDQNFDIIICDLMMPAVSGVEIHGWLSSHYPKLAEKIVFITGGAYLSEAQKYLSQLSNLRIEKPFDAITFKLVIEKQLSMSHNQN, encoded by the coding sequence ATGCTGCAATCTGAATTAGAGCGTGAGTATCGCTTTCTTGAAGAACGAGTAAATCGAGTACTACGTGCCACCCGCCGCATAAATAAACTTCTTGTTTATGACCATAATCCTAAAGATTTATTACTTAACCTTTGCAACATATTAGTTGAAACAGGTGCATATCATGCAGCCTGGATAATAGTTAGCAACGACAATAGCCAACCACTACAATGGGCGCAATCAGGTTGGAATGAAACTTTCACCCCTATACACCAGTTTTTATCTTCTGGGAAATGGCCCCTTTGTTACGACTGCACTACAAATTCAAATAGCGAGTTTTCCTTTAATTCTAATATTGCCTGCCATGACTGTCCGCTGTCACAAAAAAATACAGGACATCAAGCAGTAATTGTTAGGTTAATGTATAGAGAAAAATTTTTAGGCTTACTATCTGTTTCTATACCTGAAAATAATCCTTTTTCTGATCGTGAAGCTACATTATACAATGAAGTTACTGATGACATAGTTTCTATTCTTTGGAGTATTAAATTAGAAAATAAACAAAAAGAGGCTGAAACTAGACTGCGGATTTTTGCCGAAGCACTTGCGGCATCATCTGATGGAATAGGTGTGGCTACACCTGAGGGAAAGCATTGGTATCAGAATCAAGCGTTAACTGACCTATTAGGTGATATCGGAGAATCTCCGCCACAAACGGTATATCTCGAACCGCAAGTTGGGCATGAAGTTTTTGCAGCTATAATGGCCGGAAATACCTGGACTGGTGAAGTACGCATGAAAGGCCGTACCATTGATGTGGTTAATGTTTGGTTACGTGCTTATCCATTAAAAGACGAACATGGCAAAATTATTGCATTAGTTGGTGTACATTCTGACATAACCGAACGCAAACTTTTGCAAGCACGCGTGGCGCAAACAGACCGCTTGGCAACTATGGGTATGTTAGCCGCAGGTGTCGCACATGAAATAAATAACCCTTTAACCTATGTAATATTTAATCTTGAAACTATTAATCGAGATATACATAAACTAATCGCATGCTGCAAAAAATATATGCCCCATATTCACTCGCAATTTTCACTAGATGACTCGAATTTAAATCAAGATTTGAGTATTGACTTAGAAAGCTTTCATTCACGCCTTAAAGATGCCCTAACTGGTTCTCATCGTATCGCTGATATTGTTAAAAGTCTTCGCATCTTTTCGCGAGCTAAAAAATATAACCTTAATCCAATATCTATATCTGATATTTTAGATACTGCCGCGAATATGACCACTAATGAAATGAAATACCGATGCAAATTAATTAAGTCGTATCAAGAAGTTCCTCAGTTAATTGCTGATGAAGGCAAACTATCTCAAGTATTTATAAATTTATTAATTAATGCAGCGCAGGCGATCGAAGAAGGTAATGCAGCAAACAATGAAATACAAATAAGCACTTGGCATACAAACGAAAAGATTTTTGTTGAAATAAAAGATACTGGAAAAGGCATTAATCTTGAAGAGCAAAAACTACTATTTGTTCCATTCTATACTACAAAACCAATTGGTGAAGGCACAGGTTTAGGGCTAACTATTGCCCAACATATACTTAATGAAATTAATGGAACTATTGAAGTACATAGTACTCCAGGAAAAGGCTCCCAGTTTATTGTAAGTATTCCAATAAACAACGCAACTATTTATATGGAACAAGAACAACAACAAACGATAGTATTACCTAAAATACTTGGACGAATATTGGTAATTGACGACGAAGCTCCTATTCGTGGCATTATTAAGCGATTACTAAAAGACCATATTGTCATTGAAGCTGATTCTGGTTTACAAGGTCAACATATACTAGAAAGCGACCAAAATTTTGATATTATTATCTGCGACCTAATGATGCCTGCGGTATCCGGCGTTGAAATCCATGGCTGGCTTTCTTCACATTACCCAAAGCTTGCAGAAAAAATTGTTTTTATAACGGGTGGTGCTTATTTATCAGAAGCACAAAAATATCTAAGCCAATTATCCAACCTGAGGATTGAAAAACCTTTTGATGCCATAACCTTTAAACTGGTAATCGAAAAGCAGCTAAGTATGTCTCATAATCAAAATTAG
- the hemL gene encoding glutamate-1-semialdehyde 2,1-aminomutase: MLYPKSHLLYERACKVIPGGVNSPVRSFNGVGGKPVFMVRGEGAYLFDADNNQYIDYVCSWGPLILGHAPSVVIAAIDEATQNGTSLGWATEREIELAERMVKILPAVEKIRFVNSGTEATMSALRVARGYTNREKIVKFSGCYHGHADSLLSASAGSGVATLGIPGSAGVTIGAVKDTITLAYNDLDQVEDTFRQYGETIAAVIIEPIAANMGLVIPLPGYLQGLRQLCDHYGILLIFDEVITGFRLAKGGAQAYFNIKPDLSTFGKIIGGGLPVGAYGGRSDILDKVAPLGPVYQAGTLSGNPLAMAAGIAVLDAIEQKDFYENLAKNTAELVNDLNNVFQASGNFAYAYNIASIFGIWCKPYAKTPPRNYEEVRSANSKWYANLFFALLEQGVALAPSAFEVAFVSFAHQTQHFKNTVIAFANAVTDLSNHV; this comes from the coding sequence ATGCTTTATCCAAAATCGCATTTACTCTATGAACGAGCTTGTAAAGTTATCCCTGGCGGCGTAAATTCACCGGTGCGATCTTTTAATGGCGTTGGTGGCAAACCTGTTTTTATGGTACGCGGTGAAGGAGCTTATCTATTCGATGCAGATAATAATCAATATATTGATTATGTTTGTTCATGGGGCCCCTTAATTCTTGGACATGCACCATCTGTTGTAATAGCTGCTATCGACGAAGCCACACAAAATGGTACAAGTTTAGGTTGGGCTACTGAACGTGAAATTGAACTTGCCGAACGTATGGTAAAAATTCTACCTGCTGTTGAAAAAATACGCTTTGTTAACTCTGGCACCGAAGCCACCATGAGCGCTTTACGCGTAGCACGTGGTTATACTAACCGTGAAAAAATAGTTAAATTCTCTGGTTGTTATCATGGTCATGCTGATAGCTTATTATCTGCTTCGGCAGGATCAGGTGTCGCTACTTTAGGTATTCCCGGAAGTGCCGGTGTTACTATTGGTGCAGTAAAAGATACTATCACCCTAGCCTACAACGATCTTGACCAAGTTGAAGATACTTTTCGCCAATATGGTGAAACTATTGCGGCGGTAATTATCGAACCTATTGCTGCAAATATGGGTTTAGTAATTCCCTTGCCAGGGTATCTTCAGGGTTTAAGACAATTATGTGATCACTATGGTATTTTGCTAATTTTTGATGAAGTCATAACTGGTTTTAGATTAGCTAAAGGCGGCGCCCAAGCATACTTTAATATAAAACCAGATCTTTCAACTTTTGGTAAAATAATTGGTGGTGGCCTACCCGTGGGAGCTTATGGCGGTAGAAGTGATATCCTCGATAAAGTGGCGCCTTTGGGACCAGTTTACCAAGCTGGTACTCTATCAGGGAATCCACTGGCTATGGCGGCTGGGATTGCTGTACTCGATGCTATTGAACAAAAAGATTTTTATGAAAACCTGGCTAAAAATACGGCAGAATTAGTTAACGATCTAAATAATGTTTTTCAGGCATCAGGAAATTTTGCCTATGCCTATAATATTGCTTCAATATTTGGCATTTGGTGCAAACCTTACGCAAAAACACCACCTCGCAATTATGAAGAAGTTCGCTCAGCAAATTCAAAATGGTATGCCAATTTATTTTTTGCGCTACTTGAGCAAGGTGTGGCTTTAGCGCCTAGTGCTTTTGAAGTAGCTTTTGTATCTTTTGCTCATCAAACGCAACACTTTAAAAATACTGTTATAGCATTTGCAAATGCAGTAACTGATCTGTCAAACCATGTATAA